The following proteins are encoded in a genomic region of Gossypium hirsutum isolate 1008001.06 chromosome D05, Gossypium_hirsutum_v2.1, whole genome shotgun sequence:
- the LOC107906120 gene encoding uncharacterized protein: MYGGSSKLGRGGGGGRGGGGPRNRSFPPPPPQRPSSATQSGRLSLGSAPRNRPGIGGGSGPAPSVEESFSLVSGNNPLAFAMIIRLAPDLVEEIRRLEAQGETARIKFDSIPTHPTGNVIDVGGKEFRFTWSPELGDLCDIYEERQMGEDGNGLLVESGCAWRKLNVQRVLDESTTNHVKMRSEEFERKLKSRKAIILDHGNPSMKNQIKQMVAAEASPWKSHFKKMELALKKRNDTPQAAAGGPPKSGYRPGLVSAATAKGRRSSSPLPSPLERSDAAVSPSGLGNTTKTHAGSEDVMPSLVKSKESISSSDKEIPSRASSAGREMQERRGNFGPKPTDLQSLLISLLKENPKGMSLKALEKAVGDTIPNSARKIEPILKKIATFHAPGRYFLKPGVELESLKKSSSESGSSPEGNRHEAPAPEENQDQTLAPVSFLAEKITHDEVEEQTHLDSKLTVASDPMEQIDIQQLSPDLGGERKASDNSEGQANSASDSGSDSDSDSDSSDSGSDSGSHSRSRSRSASPAASGSGSSSDSETDASSNSKEGSDEDVDIMTSDDDKETKQDMLTSEPGLLTSRIPWQAEHDMSLHNGMDGNQDDDGSYAVDIEGPGSDAVDIEKDLPEDEQEIGMAANTNKEGEKHEGGTKPSSSDLDEFQERQNFIGNLFDDTENIVKNSVRNEQSNYPEKSGKAKSKRGSDLTHIDEKSERSKRLKSESMSQPPVSGSRDAEFFASSRSVDESYQSSNKGDREHADSQKGYILVFPQKSSTDFHQSGRRSSDQGARGKAVNTAERPLKHTESSGHGSKFAEKNVHEGYIIQKENPTRDTQNEDGVMKEKKLSTNTKNSGGKNAVPSDFHHRKHGETFGKPKDSGQNSGTYINSSPKDNSKVNEDRYPANGKSNVLQRELSHLELGEIREPLIDETRVKKQFEKKGSFKQSGSRPSTSEYFNPDLSRGKPAGKTNWDSGKPPSPNLSGLKRTPEHHVEDSSRSHHKVVQSQQQQLSRFDRPEVGSQFNRLADNSKTKQTEIGAKLEVVLEDFGESHKKAPTSAPQQQESKRGSVSQFIKESKIPTSNKMADMDMTDSRKDAVLKEGNVNGRKKRGSSDDEDCLPYFKYEKDEPERRGPIKDSSQYEEYVNEFREKYESYKDLDKTLQTYRNEFEKLGKDLEYSKDRDKEKYYKTLDQLKESYHQCGMRHKRLKKIFIVLHQELKNLKQRLIEFAESHSMD, encoded by the exons GTTATTGATGTTGGTGGCAAGGAGTTTAGGTTTACTTGGTCACCGGAATTAGGTGATCTGTGTGATATATATGAAGAACGTCAAATGGGTGAAGATGGAAATGGTTTGCTTGTTGAATCTGGGTGTGCATGGCGCAAACTGAATGTTCAACGTGTCTTGGATGAATCGACAACAAATCATGTTAAGATGCGGTCAGAGGAATTTGAACGCAAGCTTAAATCTCGCAA AGCTATTATATTAGACCATGGAAACCCATCAATGAAGAATCAAATCAAGCAAATGGTTGCTGCTGAGG CTAGTCCATGGAAGtcccattttaaaaaaatggagcTTGCTCTTAAGAAGCGTAACGACACACCTCAAG CTGCTGCTGGAGGCCCTCCAAAATCTGGCTATAGACCTGGATTAGTTTCGGCTGCTACTGCGAAGGGAAGACGCTCATCTTCACCTTTACCATCTCCACTTGAGCGCTCTGATGCTGCAGTATCTCCAAGTGGTCTTGGAAATACCACCAAGACTCATGCTGGCAGTGAGGATGTTATGCCTTCTCTGGTGAAGAGCAAAGAAAGTATTTCCAGCTCTGATAAAGAAATACCAAGCAGGGCTTCTAGTGCAGGACGTGAGATGCAAGAACGCAGGGGAAATTTTGGACCTAAGCCAACGGACTTACAGAGTCTTCTGATCAGTCTACTGAAGGAGAACCCCAAGGGGATGAGCTTAAAG GCCTTGGAGAAAGCTGTTGGTGATACAATTCCAAACTCTGCTCGAAAGATCGAGcccattttaaaaaaa ATTGCAACTTTCCATGCTCCAGGAAGATATTTCTTGAAACCAGGAGTGGAGTTGGAAAGCTTGAAGAAATCGTCATCTGAAAGTGGAAG TTCACCTGAAGGTAACCGTCACGAGGCTCCAGCTCCCGAAGAAAACCAAGACCAGACACTGGCTCCAGTATCATTCTTGGCGGAGAAAATTACTCATGATGAAGTAGAGGAACAGACCCATTTAGACTCTAAACTTACAGTAGCATCTGATCCAATGGAACAAATTGACATCCAACAACTTTCACCTGATTTGGGTGGTGAGAGAAAAGCTTCTGACAATAGTGAGGGGCAAGCAAATAGTGCTAGTGACAGTGGCAGTGATAGTGATAGTGACAGTGACAGCAGTGACAGTGGAAGCGACAGTGGAAGCCACAGCAGGAGTAGAAGTAGGAGTGCAAGTCCAGCAGCAAGTGGGAGCGGTAGTAGCAGTGATAGTGAAACTGATGCTTCTTCCAACAGCAAGGAAGGGTCTGATGAGGATGTGGATATAATGACAAGTGACGATGACAAAGAGACAAAGCAGGATATGCTGACCTCTGAACCTGGACTTTTGACTTCACGTATACCATGGCAAGCTGAACATGACATGTCTCTGCATAACGGAATGGATGGAAATCAAGATGATGATGGATCTTATGCTGTTGATATCGAGGGTCCTGGATCAGATGCTGTTGACATAGAAAAAGACTTGCCTGAAGATGAACAGGAAATTGGAATGGCTGCCAATACTAACAAAGAAGGTGAGAAACATGAGGGAGGAACGAAACCCTCTTCATCTGATCTTGATGAATTCCAGGAGCGCCAAAATTTcataggaaatttgtttgatgACACAGAAAACATCGTCAAGAATAGCGTCAGGAATGAACAATCTAATTACCCAGAGAAGTCTGGCAAAGCGAAATCTAAAAGGGGATCTGATCTGACACACATTGATGAGAAATCTGAGCGTTCTAAAAGATTGAAGTCTGAAAGCATGTCTCAACCACCTGTTTCTGGGAGTAGAGATGCCGAGTTCTTTGCGAGTAGCAGATCTGTAGATGAGTCTTACCAAAGCTCAAATAAAGGTGATAGGGAGCATGCTGACTCTCAAAAAGGATACATTCTGGTGTTTCCCCAAAAATCTAGTACAGATTTTCATCAATCAGGTCGTAGATCATCTGATCAAGGTGCTCGGGGTAAAGCTGTTAATACGGCTGAAAGGCCTTTGAAACATACTGAGAGCTCGGGACATGGTAGTAAGTTTGCTGAGAAGAATGTGCATGAAGGTTATATCATTCAAAAAGAAAACCCTACTAGGGACACCCAAAATGAGGATGGTGTAATGAAGGAAAAGAAGTTATCAACAAATACTAAAAATAGTGGAGGTAAAAATGCTGTACCTTCTGATTTTCACCACAGGAAACATGGTGAAACTTTTGGAAAGCCCAAGGATTCTGGACAAAATTCTGGCACTTATATTAATTCTTCCCCGAAGGATAACAGCAAGGTTAATGAAGATAGATATCCAGCTAATGGGAAAAGCAATGTTCTTCAACGAGAGCTTTCACACTTGGAGTTGGGTGAGATTCGTGAGCCGCTGATTGATGAAACTCGTGTAAAGAAGCAATTTGAGAAGAAAGGTTCCTTTAAACAGTCAGGTAGTAGACCAAGCACCTCAGAGTATTTTAATCCCGATCTAAGCAGGGGAAAACCTGCTGGGAAGACAAACTGGGATTCGGGAAAACCACCTTCACCTAATCTAAGTGGGCTTAAAAGAACCCCAGAACATCATGTTGAAGATTCGTCCAGATCGCATCATAAGGTTGTTCAGTCTCAGCAGCAACAGCTGTCAAGGTTTGACCGTCCAGAAGTTGGGTCACAGTTTAACAGATTGGCAGATAACAGTAAAACCAAACAAACAGAAATTGGCGCAAAACTGGAAGTTGTCCTGGAGGATTTTGGTGAAAGCCATAAGAAAGCACCGACTAGTGCACCACAACAGCAGGAATCCAAACGAGGATCAGTGTCTCAGTTCATAAAGGAAAGTAAGATACCAACGTCTAATAAAATGGCGGATATGGATATGACTGATTCACGTAAGGATGCAGTTTTGAAAGAGGGCAATGTAAATGGTCGAAAGAAAAGGGGGTCTTCTGATGATGAAGACTGTTTGCCTTATTTTAAGTATGAAAAAGATGAACCAGAGCGCAGAGGTCCCATTAAGGATTCATCTCA GTACGAAGAGTATGTGAATGAATTTCGTGAAAAATATGAATCTTACAAGGACTTGGACAAGACCCTACAGACCTACAG GAATGAATTCGAAAAGCTGGGTAAGGACCTTGAATATTCGAAAGATAGGGACAAGGAGAAATATTACAAGACCTTGGACCAATTGAAGGAGTCTTATCACCAATGTggaatg AGACATAAAAgactgaaaaaaatatttattgtgcTTCATCAAGAACTGAAG AACCTTAAGCAGAGGCTCATAGAGTTTGCTGAGTCGCACTCAATggattga